Proteins co-encoded in one Lacerta agilis isolate rLacAgi1 chromosome 6, rLacAgi1.pri, whole genome shotgun sequence genomic window:
- the LOC117048194 gene encoding vitellogenin-2-like — translation MRGIVFVLLITLVGSQKNDNEPGFSNLKSYLYNYTGLIQIGLEDGDLEKSVLKLSCQVKISRVSQEDHILKVLSPQVEEYNGKWPRDPTLKTPILTQKLDLCFPEPFKFEYRRGCIGNIYALKNVSVECINIIRGILNLLQISVNETESVYELQEDGVGGTCLTKYIVQEDKAKNESTISRTKDLNNCTNKVMKNIGMAYVRPCPTCPLNITNTRGAVAFNYRLKYMDTGALITHVDSRQVYTISPFNEVGSTAVMDTRQNLTLIETTTNQDKMPGILLQNYGNIHYQFPEDLPQMALHLIKTDNPEPRMVEMLEWLIQESQLQLHTETPAKFLELIELSRAATPEVLESLWKQFADRQQYRRWLLSAVAVAGTTNTFTFLKQRIHEESLNSLESAVTLTLAFHLTKTSSLTLKAAADLITCPGVQKSSALRIVVDLGYGAMVNRHCADFRPCPAEILQPLHDLAAGAVSEGHEEDMVLVLKAMGNAGEPGSINYIKKFLPGFSSTAHALPENVQTEAVLALRKIARKQAPEVREILFQIFANHSLPSKVRMVACVVFFETKPSVPLVTALANVVQRERNLQVASFAYSHMKVLATGKIPQLYDLSAACRVAIMLLSPRLEKLSIRYSSVIHIDGFYRNYRAGAIGRVYLMNSPKTLFPSVLAKMRGYYATSAMDIAEVRFDLEGLADIFRTQDNPFAESSTYKKIRALGKLLKGWKELPSEKPRLFSSLKLFSHDIAFVLVDKELIEKATKLVTQPAEMLTALFQNGITGRWTQPILAGELRHIVPTCVGLPLELGLYSASVADVSAKVDGKIFPSLTNDSGPEQLLKASLLLSADINSSVSTHLVGVMAINTPHFQSGLEFHAKFHASIPVKLDAKIDMKEEIFKFEMTPVQKQTELLGVRTKCYAVSRNVDEPNSSLMTPVPPDMIGFDILEQCFGSSKVRSKRQRSMFDIASRAFTYGLKEEFHHSQRSALCSPSSYIKLSSLGYQTCLTMKECSTVFFKDAYLHRFFGQCEVKLAVKPEAARTKIQLEVQADSKSHSNTIHLRHTEEDEDNEDNESSSYEDQRAKRKKWKTEVKKEAAKTKKSKGTELPKFLRHNKSSVLVADLRAIQNEKKITIFHLELHNELHTSRPTVQVFVSDLKESKRPKLCAGISILDPQKAEGYLKWGRDCRDYNIATKVEYGWFAGYPAMQIKVDWLRVPPRLEAAASGLSTFVPDMACRLGLSQREQKNPSQQTSVVVALTSPRSCALVLKLHNVTLYDTNIWLPLPLPVAQHAEDLAMQPHAWSFISFIENLKGRCSVSQDTITTFNNVSFRYIMPADCYHVLVQDCRPELKFLVRTKKAEQSTDLIMARIDFANLEVDMYSSNGLEKLRINGTEIPPENLPFTFNSKGDILITHEKNGLSLKAPEVGIENLFYDGRMLMIQVPFSMTGKTCGMCGRYDAEYEQEYKMPSGNEAKNAVSFAQSWILPSESCTKESATIPRGRANRY, via the exons GTCCTTTCTCCACAAGTGGAAGAATACAATGGAAAATGGCCCAGAGATCCAACCCTCAAAACACCCATACTCACTCAGAAGCTGGATCTATGTTTTCCTGAACCATTTAAGTTTGAATACAGAAGGGGTTGCATTGGAAATATTTATGCCCTTAAAAATGTCTCAGTTGAGTGCATAAATATAATAAGAGGCATCCTGAACTTGCTGCAGATATCTGTAAATGAGACGGAGAGTGTGTACGAGTTGCAGGAG GATGGAGTTGGAGGCACTTGCCTCACCAAGTACATTGTCCAGGAGGACAAGGCCAAAAACGAAAGCACCATTTCCCGAACCAAAGACCTCAACAACTGCACAAACAAAGTAATGAAGAACATTGGAATGGCCTATGTCCGGCCTTGTCCTACATGTCCTTTG AACATCACAAACACAAGAGGGGCTGTGGCCTTCAACTACCGACTAAAATACATGGATACCGGAGCCCTGATCACACACGTTGACTCCCGGCAGGTGTACACTATCTCCCCATTCAATGAAGTTGGTAGTACTGCTGTTATGGACACAAG ACAAAACTTGACTTTGATCGAAACGACAACCAACCAAGACAAAATGCCAGGGATTTTGCTGCAAAACTATGGAAATATTCATTATCAGTTTCCAGAAGACCTTCCCCAGATGGCTCTGCACCTAATAAAGACTGATAACCCTGAGCCACGG ATGGTGGAAATGCTGGAGTGGCTAATTCAGGAGAGCCAGCTACAACTCCATACAGAAACGCCAGCCAAGTTCTTGGAACTTATTGAACTTTCCCGAGCAGCCACCCCTGAAGTTCTTGAATCTCTCTGGAAACAATTTGCAGATAGACAGCAATACAG GCGCTGGCTATTGAGCGCAGTTGCTGTAGCAGGAACCACCAATACATTTACATTTCTGAAGCAAAGAATTCATGAAGAGTCTCTCAATTCCTTGGAGTCTGCTGTCACTCTTACTTTGGCCTTCCATTTAACAAAAACCAGTAGCCTTaccttaaaagcagcagca GACCTGATTACCTGTCCTGGAGTTCAGAAATCCTCAGCGCTTCGCATCGTTGTTGACTTAGGATACGGTGCCATGGTAAACAGGCACTGCGCTGACTTCCGCCCCTGCCCTGCTGAAATTCTTCAG CCTCTCCATGATCTTGCAGCTGGTGCAGTCAGCGAAGGACACGAGGAAGACATGGTGCTGGTCTTGAAGGCCATGGGCAACGCAGGAGAACCAGGCAGCATCAATTACATCAAGAAGTTCTTGCCAGGGTTTTCATCTACTGCTCATGCTTTGCCAGAGAATGTCCAGACCGAGGCAGTACTAGCCTTGAGGAAAATAGCAAGGAAGCAAGCCCCAGAA GTGCGGGAAATTCTCTTTCAGATCTTTGCAAACCACTCTCTCCCTTCTAAAGTCCGGATGGTGGCCTGCGTTGTTTTCTTTGAAACCAAACCTTCTGTCCCTCTGGTGACAGCTTTGGCCAATGTCGTGCAAAGGGAGAGAAATCTGCAGGTTGCCAGCTTTGCCTATTCGCACATGAAGGTGTTGGCCACGGGCAAGATTCCACAGCTCTATGACCT GTCTGCAGCTTGCAGAGTTGCCATCATGCTGCTCTCTCCCCGGCTAGAGAAGTTGAGCATTCGCTACAGCAGCGTCATCCATATCGATGGCTTCTACC GAAATTACAGAGCTGGCGCAATCGGAAGAGTCTACCTAATGAATAGTCCGAAGACACTGTTTCCATCAGTCCTTGCAAAGATGAGAGGCTACTACGCCACTTCAGCAATGGATATTGCAGAG GTTCGTTTCGACCTGGAAGGCCTCGCTGATATCTTCAGAACACAAGATAATCCATTTGCTGAGTCTTCAACGTACAAAAAAATTAGAGCGCTTGGGAAACTG ctaAAGGGATGGAAGGAACTCCCTTCAGAAAAGCCTCGGTTGTTCAGCTCTCTGAAATTATTTAGTCATGATATTGCCTTTGTTCTTGTTGACAAAGAACTCATTGAAAAGGCCACAAAG CTTGTGACCCAGCCAGCAGAGATGCTGACCGCCCTGTTCCAAAATGGCATAACGGGCAGATGGACCCAGCCCATACTGGCAGGAGAACTTCGACACATTGTACCTACCTGTGTAGGCCTCCCACTGGAACTTGGCTTATATAGCGCCAGCGTGGCAGATGTTTCAGCAAAAG TCGATGGGAAGATATTTCCTTCATTGACTAATGACTCTGGACCAGAGCAGTTGCTTAAAGCCAGCCTGCTTCTTAGTGCTGACATTAACTCAAG TGTATCAACGCATTTGGTAGGAGTGATGGCAATCAACACACCACATTTCCAATCTGGTCTTGAATTCCATGCTAAATTCCATGCAAGCATTCCGGTTAAACTTGATGCCAAGATCGACATGAAAGAGGAAATATTTAAGTTTGAAATGACCCCAGTCCAAAAGCAGACAGAATTACTGGGTGTGAG GACTAAATGTTATGCTGTGTCAAGGAATGTGGATGAACCAAATTCGTCTTTGATGACCCCGGTTCCACCAGACAtgattggatttgatattctgGAACAATGCTTTGGATCATCAAAAGTTAGGAGCAAAAGG CAAAGAAGTATGTTTGATATTGCATCACGGGCATTTACTTATGGCTTGAAAGAAGAGTTTCACCACAGTCAAAGAAGCGCATTGTGTTCGCCCAGCTCTTATATCAAACTATCCAGCTTAGGGTATCAAACATGTCTCACCATGAAAGAGTGCAGCACTGTGTTCTTCAAAGATGCATACCTACACAGGTTTTTTGGGCAATGTGAAGTCAAACTAGCTGTGAAACCAG AAGCGGCTAGAACCAAAATACAGCTGGAGGTTCAAGCAGACTCTAAATCGCATTCAAACACAATCCACCTGAGGCACACCGAGGAAGATGAAGATAATGAAGATAATGAATCCTCTTCTTATGAAGACCAAAGGGCTAAGAGGAAGAAGTGGAAGACTGAAGTGAAGAAAGAGGCCGCTAAAACCAAGAAGAGTAAAGGAACCGAACTG CCCAAATTCTTGAGACACAATAAATCATCGGTGCTGGTTGCTGATCTCCGTGCTATCCAGAATGAGAAGAAGATCACCATATTTCACCTTGAGCTCCACAATGAGCTACACACTTCCAGGCCTACAGTACAAGTCTTTGTGTCAGACTTAAAAGAATCCAAAAGACCCAAGCTCTGTGCTGGTATTTCCATTCTTGATCCTCAGAAGGCTGAG GGTTATCTAAAATGGGGCAGGGATTGTCGAGACTACAATATTGCAACGAAGGTTGAATATGGATGGTTTGCTGGTTATCCAGCTATGCAAATCAAGGTGGACTGGCTCAGAGTTCCTCCAAGACTAGAAGCTGCTGCAAGTGG GCTATCCACATTTGTTCCTGATATGGCCTGTAGGCTTGGATTGTCCCAAAGAGAACAGAAGAACCCTTCACAGCAGACTTCTGTAGTCGTGGCTCTCACATCTCCGAGAAGCTGTGCTCTTGTTCTGAAGCTACATAAT GTCACACTTTATGACACAAACATCTGGCTACCACTGCCACTCCCTGTAGCCCAACATGCAGAAGATTTAGCAATGCAGCCCCATGCCTGGAGTTTCATCTCATTTATTGAAAATCTGAAAG GTCGTTGTTCAGTATCACAAGATACTATCACAACTTTCAACAATGTTAGCTTTAGATATATAATGCCTGCAGACTGCTACCATGTCTTGGTCCAAGACTGTAGGCCGGAACTGAAATTCCTGGTGAGGACAAAGAAAGCAGAACAGTCAACTGATCTGATAATGGCCCGTATCGACTTTGCCaatct GGAGGTTGACATGTATTCTTCAAATGGACTTGAAAAGCTGAGGATTAACGGTACTGAAATTCCACCAGAGAATCTCCCATTCACTTTCAATTCCAAAG GTGATATCCTTATCACTCATGAGAAGAATGGCTTATCATTAAAAGCTCCAGAAGTTGGCATTGAAAATCTCTTCTATGATGGACGCATGCTTATG ATTCAAGTACCTTTTTCAATGACTGGGAAAACCTGTGGAATGTGTGGAAGATACGATGCTGAATACGAACAGGAATATAAGATGCCCAGTGGAAATGAAGCCAAAAATGCTGTGAGCTTTGCTCAGTCTTGGATTCTTCCATCAGAATCCTGTACCAAAG AATCTGCTACCATTCCACGGGGAAGAGCAAATAGGTATTGA